From Bacillus sp. FSL K6-3431, the proteins below share one genomic window:
- a CDS encoding adenine phosphoribosyltransferase, with the protein MDLKQYITIVEDWPKEGIRFKDITTLMDNGEAYHYATDQIVEYAKEKEIDLIVGPEARGFIIGCPVAYALGIGFAPVRKEGKLPRETIKAVYGKEYGNDALTIHKDAITPGQRILITDDLLATGGTIQATIELVEKLGGVVAGIAFLIELTYLEGREKIGDYDILSLMKY; encoded by the coding sequence ATGGATTTGAAACAATATATAACAATCGTAGAAGATTGGCCAAAAGAAGGAATTAGATTTAAGGATATTACGACATTAATGGATAACGGTGAAGCGTACCATTATGCCACAGATCAAATAGTTGAATATGCGAAGGAAAAAGAGATTGATCTTATCGTCGGACCAGAAGCAAGAGGATTCATTATTGGATGTCCTGTTGCATATGCGCTCGGTATAGGCTTTGCGCCTGTTAGAAAAGAAGGTAAATTACCTCGTGAAACGATTAAGGCAGTGTACGGTAAAGAATATGGTAATGATGCATTAACCATTCATAAAGATGCGATTACTCCAGGTCAAAGAATCTTAATAACCGATGATTTATTAGCGACAGGTGGGACGATTCAGGCAACAATTGAACTAGTAGAAAAACTAGGTGGAGTAGTTGCAGGTATCGCATTTCTTATCGAGTTAACCTATTTAGAAGGTCGAGAAAAAATCGGTGACTACGATATACTTTCCTTAATGAAATATTAA